A window of Schistocerca serialis cubense isolate TAMUIC-IGC-003099 chromosome 1, iqSchSeri2.2, whole genome shotgun sequence genomic DNA:
ATAAAAACCAATACCTGTGCAGTACAATAATGGGGAACGCAcgaaaagaaaaatttaagaaacctGTTTATGTTTTTTGAGACTACAATTCAGCGTACAGTTTGAATCTGTCAAGCAGTTGTTGCCAAAGTATTTGAAATGAAGCAAGTAATATCTAAATAACCACATGATTTTTGGTCCTGAAACTTATTCCTACAAGAAATACCAATATGTTCATTTGTATAAATATTACATTGTAATTTTTAAGAAGCCTGCAGTAAATATAACAAGtacttaataaaaattattttcagcatatACAGAGAACTGGCTGGATTTTAAGACATGTAAATAATCCAGAAAGCATCGCAGGACACATGTACCGAATGGGAATATTGTCTTTCTTAATTGATGAAAAGGATGGTCTTGATAAAGACAAGTATGTATTAACAGGCAACTTTTTGATTCTGAAGTTGTTAATTTATAGGAAATGAAAGAATCCACTTTTGTTCCAGGTGTATCAAAATGTCTCTCGTGCACGATCTAGGAGAGTGTATTGTCGGTGACTTGACGCCACATTGTGGAATCCCAGCTGCAGAAAAGCATCGTAGAGAGACACTTGCAATGAGGGAGTTGGCCAGTTTAGCAGGAAATGCAGGGACAGAGATGTTCAATCTATATAAGGTTTCCTTCAAAACCCTTAAAATATTAAAGTAACCAATTGTTTATCATTTAAATAATAACAAGTATTTGTTCTTTCCTGACAAGCTGATTTCAATGTAAATCAGTAACTATTTTAATATGGATAGAGGAAATCTGTAACAGTATTCAGAGGGACGTAAAAGCAGGTGTGCTGCTTCCCGGCAGAGGAGAGGAAAGGACTCGAGGGAAAGAGTCTCAAGGCTTATCTAAACAGTAAGTCTCTGTTGTCCAAGGGTCTTGAGTGATTTTTCCTGTATCATTAAGCATCTCCAATCTCTCTTCCCGCAACATCTTCCTCTGTTCTGCAAGAAGTAGGTGAACATGGTTCTCCCTCTCCCCCTAAATTTTGTTATTACTGtcctaattaatatttattttgtcattggTGCTGAGAGCTATCTATCTCCTCTTTCCTGTCTCCTGGTGTGTGATTACGAACATGAGCAAGCTGTGTGGAGGGTGAAAGTTTTTACGTAGGTGTACAGGGCtttcatcattttcatttcttttgtttgtaTTACTTCAGTACCAAACTAAGCACTGAAACTTATGTTATTAGCATAGTACACTATTGATTTTGACATACGTTCTCTCATTTACTCTTATATATTACAGACTACTTTTGTAAGAGAGATGCTCTATCCCTGCAACTTTTTATCCTGTAGTAGTTCAGTATGAGTTTTTGGTGATCTGTCTGTGATGACAGTTGTTTTTGTGTGGTGGGATACCGTATTGTCCTGGGTTcattaatttcaaaacttttcagtTATACTGCATTAGTGAAAAACACcattattcattttttctgtagaagcAGATGGAAATGATACTCAGTTAATCTGTTGCTGGAATAGAaaaagccgtgcgggattagccaagtggtctaagatgctgcagtcgtggactgtgcggctggtcccggcagaggctcgagtcctcctttgggcatgggcgtgtgtgtttgtcctt
This region includes:
- the LOC126480885 gene encoding 5'-deoxynucleotidase HDDC2 — translated: MSNSDANKIIEFLELVGRLKHIQRTGWILRHVNNPESIAGHMYRMGILSFLIDEKDGLDKDKCIKMSLVHDLGECIVGDLTPHCGIPAAEKHRRETLAMRELASLAGNAGTEMFNLYKEYEEQKTPEAKFVKELDRFDMVLQAFEYEKSEKRPHGLQDFFDSTEDKFSHPKMLTLVDELKKQRSVFETLYQQTDK